A window from Betta splendens chromosome 1, fBetSpl5.4, whole genome shotgun sequence encodes these proteins:
- the LOC114853387 gene encoding NACHT, LRR and PYD domains-containing protein 3-like codes for MSQPENREEGALPSKTSLREDLESQNKAQRFHQRQESAELGHEPEPSCMSCQSDRSKDVIVHFKDQHALESKVDQQTSEVSIAQSVQQHQTHLDSIFMLLEENIVMFVKKELKKIQKVLSPDYPECLESQRRDKGELDGEDEEQKRSSRDAFLKITVNFLRRMKQEELADCLQSRSSATLCQDQLKSRLKQKFQCVFEGIAKAGKPTLLNQIYTELYITEGGTGEVNDEHEVRQIETASRKPDRAETSIRPEDVFKGSAGRDGAIRTVMTKGVAGIGKTVLTQKFTLDWAEEKANQDIHFTFPFTFRELNVLKEQRFSLVELIHHFFSETKAAGI; via the exons ATGAGTCAGCCTgagaacagagaggagggagccctgccctctaaaaccagtctgcgTGAAGACCTTGAgagccagaacaaagctcagag gtttCATCAGAGACAAGAATCCGCTGAACTTGGACATGAACCTGAACCCAGCTGCATGTCCTGCCAGAGCGATAGGTCAAAGGACGttattgttcattttaaagacCAACATGCATTAGAGTCAAA agtggaccagcagaccTCAGAGGTTTCCattgctcagtctgtccagcagcaccaaacacacctggactccatatttatg ctgctggaggaaaacattgtcatgtttgtgaagaaggagctgaagaagatccagaaggttctgagtccagattacccagaatgcttagagagtcagaggaggGATAAGggggagttggatggtgaggatgaagagcagaagaggagcagcagagacgcgtttctgaagatcacagtgaacttcctgaggaggatgaagcaggaggagctggctgactgtctgcagagca GATCTTCTGCTACACtttgtcaggatcaacttaaatctcgcctgaagcagaagttccagtgtgtctttgaaggcatcgctaaagcaggaaagccaacccttctgaaccagatctacacagagctctacatcacagagggagggactggagaggtcaacgatgaacatgaggtcagacagattgaaacagcctccaggaaaccagacagagcagaaacaagcatcagaccagaagacgtctttaaaggctcagctggaagagatggagccatcagaacagtgatgacaaagggagtggctggcattgggaaaacagtcctaacacagaagttcactctggactgggctgaagaaaaagccaaccaggacatacacttcacatttccatttacatttagagagctgaatgtgctgaaagagcaaaggttcagcttggtggaacttattcatcacttcttcagtgaaaccaaagcagcaggaatctga